In the Malassezia vespertilionis chromosome 3, complete sequence genome, one interval contains:
- a CDS encoding uncharacterized protein (SECRETED:SignalP(1-19); COG:S; EggNog:ENOG503P7QC), whose product MFAKTFSAIAVLAAAYVVAQDPSFKVNTPPSATQCQPLKIQWTGGEGPFFPKITKAGDTSQPMDVGLQDKVDSNSLTWKVNLPADSKFTISVGDSQGNTANSAVVSVLKGDDSCVGNKGSSGGAAAGGAAAGGAAGGAAGGSGSNSKGSSGSEGGKSKSSGGGSSSKKESSSSSAPSSSSSAPSSATSDAGAGGASSAESAPAESPSPSSDSNEGDNGANNAASTFSGLPAVVAGVVGVAVAALI is encoded by the coding sequence ATGTTCGCCAAGACTTTCTCTGCTATTGCGGTTCTCGCTGCTGCCTACGTGGTTGCACAGGACCCCAGTTTCAAGGTCAACACTCCTCCCTCGGCCACTCAGTGCCAGCCCCTGAAGATTCAGTGGACTGGCGGCGAGGGACCGTTCTTCCCCAAGATCACCAAGGCTGGCGACACCTCGCAGCCCATGGATGTGGGCCTCCAAGACAAGGTTGACTCCAACTCTTTGACCTGGAAGGTTAACCTTCCCGCCGACTCTAAGTTCACTATCTCTGTCGGTGACAGCCAGGGCAACACTGCCAACTCTGCCGTTGTCAGCGTTCTTAAGGGTGATGACTCTTGCGTTGGCAACAAGGGCAGCTCTGgtggtgccgctgctggtggtgccgctgctggtgGTGCTGCTGGTGGTGCCGCTGGTGGCTCTGGCTCCAACTCGAAGGGTAGCTCTGGCTCCGAAGGTGGCAAGTCGAAGAGCTCTGGCGGTGGCTCGAGCTCGAAGAAGGAGTCGAGCTCTTCCAGCGCTCCTTCTTCTTCTAGCAGCGCTCCTTCCTCTGCCACCAGTGATGCCGGTGCCGGTGGAGCTTCTTCTGCCGAGAGTGCGCCTGCGGAGTCTCCTTCTCCCTCTTCCGACTCGAACGAGGGTGACAACGGTGCCAACAACGCTGCATCTACTTTCAGCGGTCTCCCCGCCGTTGTTGCCGGCGTTGTCGGCGTTGCTGTCGCTGCTCTTATCTAA